One region of Cryptosporidium parvum Iowa II chromosome 4, whole genome shotgun sequence genomic DNA includes:
- a CDS encoding OTU like cysteine protease, producing FNIHYFSSIKHQLEIKKKGLYSIKELRCIAVDYIESNRKTMEPFVLASVENTDITFEEYCDNIRNTNEWGGEVELVALSNSLEVPITVIRALNHRNESYGEQFYEEYEDDEENSVKENTLYIVYHIHLFANGPHYNSTISI from the coding sequence tttaatatacaCTATTTTAGCTCTATTAAACACCAActagaaataaaaaaaaaaggattaTACTCAATTAAAGAACTGAGATGCATTGCAGTTGACTatattgaatcaaataGAAAGACTATGGAACCTTTTGTTCTAGCCTCAGTTGAGAATACAGATATAACATTTGAAGAATACTGCGATAATATAAGAAATACCAATGAATGGGGAGGTGAGGTTGAATTAGTTGCTCTTTCTAACTCTCTGGAAGTTCCAATTACAGTTATTAGAGCATTAAATCACAGAAATGAATCATATGGTGAGCAATTCTATGAAGAatatgaagatgatgaagaaaatagcgttaaagaaaatacttTATATATAGTTTACCATATTCATCTTTTCGCAAATGGACCCCACTATAACTCAACTATTAGTATTTAA